The Quercus robur chromosome 7, dhQueRobu3.1, whole genome shotgun sequence genome has a segment encoding these proteins:
- the LOC126692942 gene encoding bZIP transcription factor TGA10 produces MGFSGTREVEEEEQKTKLLRTPFMASHIKSTNHPTQVEQQQQQQQQHHHHQQQQQHHHHQHQQQHQLQLQDHYHHEFSYGMMQSSSSSSIPGNFINKDTGAYDLGELDQALFLYLDGQDPSTVQDQRQGQGMRPPTLNIFPSQPMHVEPSSTKASTGLVSPSSSGSKRPSEPSMELANARNDVPTGPEPAKAIKREGNRKGPTSSSEQEGPKTPDPKTLRRLAQNREAARKSRLRKKAYVQQLESSRIKLTQLEQELQRARTQGMFFGGGALIGGDQGHPLAVNNVSSDAAFFDMEYARWLEEHHRITCELRAAVQEHLPENELRLFVDNFLAHFDEKLNLKSMVAKADVFHLVSGMWKTPAERCFMWMGGFRPSELIKILLNQVEPLTEQQILGICGLQQSTQEAEEALSQGLEALNQSLTDTITSDSLSSPPNMANYMGQMAMAINKLSTIEGFVRQADNLRHQMIHRLHQILTTRQAARCFLAIAEYFHRLRALSSLWLARPRQE; encoded by the exons ATGGGGTTTTCAGGGACAagagaagtagaagaagaagagcaaaaaaCCAAGCTTTTAAGGACTCCCTTTATGGCTTCTCATATCAAAAGCACCAACCACCCAACCCAAGTAGAacaacagcagcagcaacaacaacaacatcatcatcatcaacaacaacaacagcatcatcatcatcaacatcaacagcAGCATCAGCTTCAATTACAAGATCATTATCATCATGAATTTTCTTATGGAATGAtgcaatcatcttcatcatcctcTATCCCAGGAAACTTCAT AAACAAAGACACAGGAGCTTATGATCTGGGAGAATTAGATCAAGCCCTTTTTCTCTACCTTGATGGGCAAGACCCCTCTACTGTACAAGACCAAAgac AGGGCCAAGGAATGAGGCCTCCAACTCTGAACATTTTCCCATCTCAGCCTATGCACGTAGAGCCATCATCAACGAAA GCTAGTACGGGGTTGGTTTCTCCATCAAGTAGTGGTTCCAAGAGACCATCAGAGCCGTCCATGGAGTTGGCCAACGCACGCAATGATGTTCCCACAGGGCCTGAACCTGCCAAAGCTATCAAG CGTGAAGGTAACCGCAAAGGTCCAACCTCAAGTTCAGAGCAGGAAGGTCCTAAAACACCGGATCCTAAG ACTCTGAGAAGACTTGCTCAAAATAGAGAGGCAGCTAGGAAGAGCAGGCTTAGAAAGAAG GCATATGTTCAGCAGTTAGAATCAAGTAGGATAAAGCTTACGCAGCTGGAACAAGAGCTACAAAGAGCTAGAACTCAA GGAATGTTTTTTGGTGGAGGAGCTCTTATAGGAGGAGACCAGGGACATCCACTTGCTGTGAATAACGTTAGCTCAG aTGCTGCTTTCTTTGACATGGAATATGCGAGATGGCTCGAGGAACACCATCGAATCACTTGTGAGCTCCGAGCGGCTGTACAGGAGCATTTGCCAGAGAATGAGCTTCGACTATTTGTGGACAATTTCTTAGCACACTTTGATGAGAAGCTGAATCTTAAAAGCATGGTTGCCAAAGCCGATGTGTTCCATCTTGTTTCTGGCATGTGGAAGACTCCAGCCGAACGGTGCTTTATGTGGATGGGTGGATTCCGCCCATCTGAGCTCATTAAG ATTCTATTGAATCAAGTAGAGCCATTAACGGAGCAGCAAATATTGGGTATATGTGGTTTGCAACAATCTACACAGGAGGCTGAAGAGGCTCTTTCTCAAGGGCTTGAGGCCCTCAATCAGTCTCTCACAGATACCATAACCTCCGATTCATTGAGCTCTCCGCCTAACATGGCTAACTACATGGGGCAGATGGCTATGGCTATTAACAAGTTGTCCACCATTGAAGGCTTTGTTAGACAG GCAGATAATCTGAGGCACCAGATGATCCACAGGCTGCATCAAATCCTCACAACCCGTCAAGCTGCAAGGTGCTTTCTGGCAATTGCAGAGTACTTCCATCGTCTCCGAGCTCTGAGCTCTCTCTGGCTAGCACGTCCTCGACAGGaatga